In a single window of the Dromaius novaehollandiae isolate bDroNov1 chromosome 17, bDroNov1.hap1, whole genome shotgun sequence genome:
- the TESC gene encoding calcineurin B homologous protein 3 isoform X1 gives MGSAHSLPAEMRALADKTGFTSDQIEHLHRRFKQLSRDQLTIRKENFDSIPDLEFNPIRTKIVHAFFDKRNLRPESDGLADEINFEDFLTIMSYFRPIETSMDEEQLDRFRKDKLKFLFHMYDSDRDGKITLQEYRNVVEELLSGNPHLEKEAARSIADGAMMEAASICVGQMGPDQVYEGITFDDFLKMWQGIDIETKMHVRFLNMEPIAHCY, from the exons atGGGCTCCGCGCACTCGCTGCCCGCCGAGATGCGGGCGCTGGCCGACAAGACCGGCT TCACGTCTGACCAGATCGAGCACCTTCACCGGCGCTTCAAGCAGCTGAGCCGCGACCAGCTGACCATCCG CAAGGAGAATTTCGACAGCATCCCCGACCTGGAGTTCAACCCCATCCGGACGAAAATCGTCCATGCCTTTTTTGACAAGCG GAACCTGCGGCCGGAATCGGACGGGCTGGCGGACGAGATCAACTTCGAGGACTTCCTGACCATCATGTCCTATTTCAGACCCATTGAGACGAGCATGGACGAGGAGCAGCTCGATCGCTTCCGCAAAGACAAACTCAAAT TTCTCTTCCACATGTACGACTCGGACCGCGACGGGAAGATCACGCTGCAGGAGTACAGAAAC gtggtggaggagctgcTCTCCGGCAACCCGCACCTGGAGAAGGAGGCGGCGCGGTCCATCGCGGACGGGGCCATGATGGAGGCGGCCAGCATCTGCGTGGGACAGATG GGGCCCGACCAGGTGTATGAGGGCATCACCTTCGACGACTTCCTTAAG AtgtggcaggggatcgacatcgagacCAAGATGCACGTCCGCTTCCTCAACATGGAGCCCATCGCCCACTGctactga
- the FBXO21 gene encoding F-box only protein 21, giving the protein MAAAAGGPRGAAEAEAEPEREPDADGMGLTDLPGELLELILCCDVLGAADIGRVSCTCRRLREACQPHGKVWRERFRLRWPSLLKYYSQTDSVSWLEEYKARHNAGLEAQRIVASFSKRFFSEHVPCDGFSDIETLGCPSHFFEDELMCILNMEGRKGLTWKYYAKKILYFLRQQNILKNLKEYLQRPTDRQSFLEGAVLIDQYCNPLSDICLKSVQAQVDDITDKVRKVLRTKNPRHPSLASKAGEVLIPEVELQRQVLDAMNCVLYEQLKYKGNELDYYNSLNSYIHQVLIRRTGIPISLSVLYLTIARQLGVKLEPVNFPSHFLLRWCQGKEGSTDIFDYTYIDAFGKGKQLTVKECEYLIGHHVTEEFYGVVTSKEVLQRMVGNLLNLGKRESTDQSYQLLRDSLDLYLAMYPDNVQHLMLQARLYFHLGIWPEKVLDILQHIQALDPSQHGAVGYLVQHTLEHIERRKEEVGPEVKHRSDEKHKEVCFSIGLIMKHKRYGYNCVIYGWDPACMMGHEWIRNMNVHSLPHGPHQPFYNVLVEDGSCRYAAQENLEYNSEPREIPHPDIGRYFSEFTGVHYLPNTELEIRYPEDLELTHATVQKIYSSGKE; this is encoded by the exons atggcggcggcggcgggggggccgcggggcgcggcggaggccgaggccgagccgGAGCGGGAGCCGGACGCCGACGGGATGGGCCTCACCGACCTGCCGGGCGAGCTGCTGGAGCTGATCCTCTGCTGCGACGTGCTGGGCGCCGCCGACATCGGCCGCGTGTCGTGCACCTGCCGCCGCCTGCGCGAGGCGTGCCAGCCGCACGGCAAGGTGTGGCGGGAGCGCTTCCGCCTCAG GTGGCCATCGTTACTGAAATACTATAGCCAAACAGATAGTGTTAGCTGGCTTGAAGAATACAAAGCACGGCACAATGCTGGCTTAGAAGCCCAGAGAATTGTAGCTTCATTCTCCAAAAGGTTCTTTTCTGAACAC GTCCCCTGCGATGGATTCAGTGACATTGAGACTCTTGGGTGTCCGAGTCATTTTTTTGAGGATGAGCTGATGTGTATCCTTAACATGGAAGGAAG GAAAGGTCTCACCTGGAAGTACTATGCAAAGAAAATTCTATACTTTCTACGgcaacaaaatatattaaaaaatctgaAGGAGTATCTTCAACGCCCTACTGATCGACAGTCATTTTTGGAGG gtgctgTTTTAATTGACCAATACTGTAACCCTCTATCAGACATCTGCTTAAAAAGTGTCCAGGCACAGGTCGACGATATCACAGATAAAGTGCGCAAAGTCCTGCGGACAAAAAATCCAAGGCATCCCAGCTTGGCTTCCAAGGCAG GAGAGGTCTTGATTCCAGAAGTAGAGCTTCAGCGGCAGGTACTTGATGCTATGAATTGTGTCCTATATGAGCAGCTGAAATACAAAGGAAATGAGCTGGATTACTATAACTCCCTGAATTCATACATTCACCAG gttTTGATTCGCAGGACAGGAATTCCAATCAGTTTGTCTGTGCTTTATTTAACAATTGCCAGGCAGCTGGGAGTCAAACTTGAACCAGTCAACTTCCCTAGTCATTTTCTGCTGCGATGGTGTCAAGGGAAAGAAGG AAGCACAGATATCTTTGACTACACCTACATTGATGCCTTTGGAAAGGGGAAGCAGTTGACGGTGAAGGAGTGCGAGTACCTCATCGGCCACCACGTGACAGAGGAGTTCTATGGAGTGGTGACTTCAAAGGAGGTCTTGCAGCGTATGGTGGGAAACCTCTTAAACCTTGGAAAGCG AGAAAGCACTGATCAGTCTTATCAACTCTTGCGAGACTCGTTGGATCTGTACCTGGCCATGTATCCGGACAATGTGCAGCATCTAATGCTCCAGGCTAGGTTATACTTCCACCTGGGAATCTGGCCAGAAAAG GTTCTGGACATCTTGCAGCATATTCAGGCTTTGGACCCGTCCCAACATGGGGCTGTCGGATACTTAGTTCAACATACTCTGGAGCATATTGAGCGCCGGAAGGAGGAGGTGGGCCCTGAGGTGAAGCACCGATCAGATGAAAAGCACAAAGAAGTCTGCTTTTCTATCGGGCTGATTATGAAACACAAGAG ATATGGCTATAACTGTGTGATCTATGGCTGGGATCCTGCCTGCATGATGGGACATGAATGGATCCGAAATATGAATGTCCACAGCCTTCCACATGGCCCTCACCAGCCTTTCTACAACGTGCTAGTGGAAGATGGCTCTTGCAGATACGCTGCCCAAG AGAACCTGGAATATAACTCTGAGCCTCGGGAGATCCCTCACCCTGACATCGGCCGTTACTTTTCAGAGTTTACCGGCGTTCACTACCTACCAAATACCGAGCTAGAAATTCGGTACCCAGAGGATTTGGAGCTGACACATGCCACAGTTCAGAAGATCTACAGTTCAGGCAAGGAGTGA
- the TESC gene encoding calcineurin B homologous protein 3 isoform X2 — translation MGSAHSLPAEMRALADKTGFTSDQIEHLHRRFKQLSRDQLTIRKENFDSIPDLEFNPIRTKIVHAFFDKRPIETSMDEEQLDRFRKDKLKFLFHMYDSDRDGKITLQEYRNVVEELLSGNPHLEKEAARSIADGAMMEAASICVGQMGPDQVYEGITFDDFLKMWQGIDIETKMHVRFLNMEPIAHCY, via the exons atGGGCTCCGCGCACTCGCTGCCCGCCGAGATGCGGGCGCTGGCCGACAAGACCGGCT TCACGTCTGACCAGATCGAGCACCTTCACCGGCGCTTCAAGCAGCTGAGCCGCGACCAGCTGACCATCCG CAAGGAGAATTTCGACAGCATCCCCGACCTGGAGTTCAACCCCATCCGGACGAAAATCGTCCATGCCTTTTTTGACAAGCG ACCCATTGAGACGAGCATGGACGAGGAGCAGCTCGATCGCTTCCGCAAAGACAAACTCAAAT TTCTCTTCCACATGTACGACTCGGACCGCGACGGGAAGATCACGCTGCAGGAGTACAGAAAC gtggtggaggagctgcTCTCCGGCAACCCGCACCTGGAGAAGGAGGCGGCGCGGTCCATCGCGGACGGGGCCATGATGGAGGCGGCCAGCATCTGCGTGGGACAGATG GGGCCCGACCAGGTGTATGAGGGCATCACCTTCGACGACTTCCTTAAG AtgtggcaggggatcgacatcgagacCAAGATGCACGTCCGCTTCCTCAACATGGAGCCCATCGCCCACTGctactga